Within the Rutidosis leptorrhynchoides isolate AG116_Rl617_1_P2 unplaced genomic scaffold, CSIRO_AGI_Rlap_v1 contig108, whole genome shotgun sequence genome, the region CAGCCAATACAATGTGAATCCAATTATATCGACAAAATTAATTATCTCCATCTTTTGATACCACGTCTTCCTCAGAATCCGTATTCCTTGTATCTTGTCTGGATCGGCCTGAATCGATGTCGCATCAAAGAAACATTTCGGGGACGTTGAAACTTAAAAAATCATGAAAAAGTGATGAAAATTTGGTATTTACGTTGTCAACAGTTTCTAACATCACATTTATTAATTATAACCTCCGGGACTGGAATCATTTCGTTAAGTAGCTTTTCAATCAGTTCAGCGTGGTAAATGGCATATTCCATATATTCTTTCATGGTTGGCGTATGAAATCAATCAAGAACCGCAAGTATATTCCATATATTCTTTCAAGCAAGGAAATAATAATTAACTGTAACCGTCTTCGACAAGGTAAGTGAAGGTATGGTGATCGTAGTTGTAAGTGAACTTGTTGTTAGAAGACAAAGGGAGCCTCTCCAAACATTGAGTCGCGATTACATGGAAATTGCCGGTGAAGTCTGTGTAATCGGCTAGTATCGTCGTGCCTCGAGCCACGAAGCTGTATATGAACGGTTCGTGATTCATTTTCAATCTCACTCAATACGTTTCGTTGATTTTGTTCTGTTCACTTTGCAACGAAGAAGAATATTTTTTATTTCCCCTGTGTTGCGTGTGGTAAACTTTACTTTGTAATTAAATTTATGAGTAACAAAACGACATGTTTTGTGTCTGAATGAATCAATATGGAGTTGGAGCTACgattataatattaatcatagtcaGGTTTGATTACAGTCAAAATAGGAATCGATATCTGTTTTCTACCACAGGAAACATTCAAACATAAACGGCGAAAGTAACCTGCCGTTTGGTCGTTGTTTTCGAGGTTTTTCGAGCATGACGTCTTTACTTTTCAAAAAGTATACTACTTATCCTAACCGTTATATTATTTGGTCCAGGTTCAAAGCCTAGCTGCGGCCCAATTTTTTATCGACGAGTTTAAACTAACCTGCTAGATTAGAATGTGTTCATTACGTGTCTAGAGCATCTTAAATAACGTATAACGAAAGAACACATCCTTAACATAAAAAATGAAAGCATAAAATACTGGTCTTCTTATAACGCAAAAAACTACGCAaccaacaattaataataaaaagatatataatatttattaatatatgtaagTTTTATGTCAAAAGGTttgtaattttttatatatattttatagtaactttaatataatattataataaaataaaataataaaataagataatataatataatataatataatatatttatattttattattattttatacaaGATGGATTGGTATTGGTAAATCAgtagaaaaatattttttttttaataaaaaatcgCATATTAAAAAATGCCACATATATTTATTCTATTAATTGTTCTGCAAGCTTTTTACTATTTTAAATCCATCTTGTGGGAAGGCCATCTTGTTCTTTTGTGAAGCTCAAAAACAACTATAGAGATAAAATTTCTTTCATAAAGGAAACAACATTGATGCCGCAGTAGCATTGtcttaatgataattattattctgTTGATGAAAATTTttctatataaattatatataaaaatttatatttattttggaaCGGAGGTAATATATCTTTCGGGTTCGAAGCTCGGCTGcggcttattttattttatttaaaaaaaaaatcttttaaacCGTTAGtggaaaatattttttttaaaaagaaacttCATATTAACAAATGTCACATGTCTTTATTCTAGTAATTGTTCTGCAAGTTTTTGACTATTTTATATCCATCTTATTCTTTTGTGGAGCTCAAATAAAACTAGAAATAAAATTTCTTTCACATAAGAAACAACAATGATGCCCTAGTAGCACTGGTTTAATGATAATTGTTATATCTTCCGAGTTCGAAGCCCGGCTGCGGCTTATTTTATTTTAAGAAAAATCTTTTTCAGCTTTTGATTGCAGTCTTGTTTCTCATTCCTTgtgaggaaaaaaaaaaaaaagattagaaAGTGTGTTGGCTAAGGTGGAACTGTGATTGTCATTCCAGGTTCAAAGCCAGGCTGTGGAAATCGTAAGGAGAAAATGATGAACAAATAATaggaatgatatgataataattagCAGAAAATGATGttccaataatattgaaattatacgACAACTGCTATTCAAACGGCACTTTTAATCTTCTACCGCTCGACCACATTCAGAAACATAGCTATAGATTCTGTTTTGAATGAAAATATTCTTTCAATCCTAACGGAAAGCCTAATTACAGTAATAATCTTTCAAGTTGCAGTAATAATCTAAAAATGGCAAACTTGATATAAATGGAAACGAGAGCTTTGAAGAGTTGAATATTACTGCATTTTGAAAGTACTATCCAACATTGTAGAAAACTTTTGTCATCCCTTTCTTCGTCCGAATTTGAGAAACCTGTATATTGAGTGAGTCAGTGACAGTGACAAAGAAAACATTTCTGAAGATTTAATACGCATGCCATATTTTCCTATCTTACGTACACTGATTGTTACTCCCGACAAGATGATATACCAGACCAGAATATGTAAAAGCGGCTTACTGACTACTGAGTTCGTTCAATTTACGAATTCCGCTTAAATCTCAAAAACGGGTCTATGATGAAACTACGCAAAGTATCAACACATTTCTATATAAAAGTGAATTAGGAAAGTACCTTGACACTGATAATTTCAGAAACGTCGGAAACATGAGTTCCGCCACAAGGGCAACCAGGACTTTTGCCAAATTTGACAATGCGTGGTGTGCTACCCTGTAATAGATGAAAATGAATACAATGTAACAAGCCATGTAAAGAAGAATTCAGACAATAAAAGAGGTATGAATAACAAATGCATCGAGAATGGTAAACAGTAGAATCAGTTTCATGCAAATGCAATCATCAGGCTTCGGATGATATTAGCAATTGTTAAGAGGAAAAAAATAATAGTTTAAAAACCATACCATTGGAATATAATCAGGAAGACAACCACCACATAACTCAGCAGCTTCTTCGTATGAGCATATGTCGGCGGTAATCTGGACTCGACAAGGAGAAAGAAATTTTATAAACAGATGATAGATTAAGATAAGTACACTCAGAACAGCATAAAAGTGAAACTGAAAACTACCTTTTCTCCTTTTGATATTTGAGCATTCACCTCCAATTCTAATTCTTTTTGCTTGCTCTGCAATTCACTCTGAGGAATTGTGCCTTTATATTCAACATATGGCCTGGCCAAAAGGGGAGAGGATGTTAGAAATGCTTTGCATTTGTTGTGAGTGAATGAACATATGTACAAGGATTTTTATGCTACAattgaaaatttagaatcaaagGATAGTGCATAGATGATATTTACCCATCAGGGAAATCATAGCCTTTGCCAGGCTCCAAATACCCTAGCCCCACATTAAGCATACACATATCCAGTAAATGCCCAGCAGAGTGCAGCCTACACAAATTAAAACATAAGCACGCTAAGCAATAAAACCTAAGCAAAAAACTTGCAGTAATTTACTTTTACGATTAATCAGAGTAATATGTGCTGAACCGAAAAGATAGTTACACAACACGTATGCAAAGCCACATTTTATTAAATATCACGATACTGGGAACGGCAAGTTCCAGCAAATGCCGAGGAAGAAATATCATTTATCGAAGAACAGAGTTAGCACATCAAAGAGTCATTGATTTTTCAATCAAAGCAACTGATTCAAACCTGGTATTTAGCATGCGCCTAGGCTCATCAACAAAAAGCAAGACATTTGTTCCACTTTCAAGCTTCAATTCAACTTCCCCATCAGAATTCTCATTCTCAACAAAGACCCCATAATGATAAACCTACACCAGAAAACATACAACTTATCGTTCAAATTCACTAACAATAAAATCCAAAAGTGCAATTCTCAATATCGTTCATTGAAGTAGTCATTTATTTCAAATTCAAACCTTCCCATGTAGAAACAAATTCTCATCCATACAACTCAAACccaaaaaagtaaaataaaaaattgTTTAACTCACAATTCCTTGTTTTGATCGAACAT harbors:
- the LOC139881051 gene encoding uncharacterized protein, producing the protein MDDLSPTKLEYYDHMWKLQSQAKLLSHYKGDDGRLALILDSTVFYPQGGGQPSDTGFITIADSATKFLVQDVRSKQGIVYHYGVFVENENSDGEVELKLESGTNVLLFVDEPRRMLNTRLHSAGHLLDMCMLNVGLGYLEPGKGYDFPDGPYVEYKGTIPQSELQSKQKELELEVNAQISKGEKITADICSYEEAAELCGGCLPDYIPMGSTPRIVKFGKSPGCPCGGTHVSDVSEIISVKVSQIRTKKGMTKVFYNVG